Genomic segment of Malus domestica chromosome 15, GDT2T_hap1:
ATCGGGAGAAGAGCTTGAATGTACAATTGGGTGTTGGGGGAAGTGTCTATATGATAAAGTGAAAACTgagaatttaattacaaaaattgggTTCAAGGGATGAACGAGAGTTAACTCATATTCTAAGGTATTCAGAGTCAAGTGGTATAAGCATGGTATGAGACGTGCAGGCTTGGGTGCCTTAGGTATGTGTTAGCAGTATTAGAAGGGAGTGAGTACATTCACccatctcatttgcatatattttATGTATTTGCAAGAATTGTTACGATTTAACCATTATTTAATTGGTAGCTCTTGTTGTGAATTAATTTTTACACTATTTTATTCCGATGTGTATTCGATAAATTCTATGTAAGATTTTGTTATGTAATCTATGTGTAAtcattataattttattttattttccaccaTATCTTGGTTGTATAATTAATTTCTATAGCTAAGATATATTTCACACCCTAACTCATGAATAGTCCTTATTCGCTAGTCGGGACGTGGCAGTTGGTTGGCTTTATAATttgctttaagttttaatgaatcctaacttttcatccaaaaaaaaaaaaggttttaacAAATTCATTAATATAACTTACAAAAAATGACGCCACTTGAAAGTAAAAgatcttagatttgattttcgtcaaaagcgaatttgaaccacttggaattttttttttttttttaacaaatgatatcatTTATGGAGAGGACGTGGGATTAgcttcacaatgggctagcaataatgtggttcaaattcacctttagcgagaatcgaacctaaaatctatcattataaataaagagaaatataATTAGATCGTAATAATAAATGTTAAGTTTTTTAATACAAAGTAAAACTGAATTGAAATTCTCTGAAGCGTCGCAAAAGTAACGGATTATTTTCTACTGGGGTCCAGTGCATCACGAATCTAAACTGACACCACCCCACTTGCCCACCACTAATTTCCTGGGAGGAATCTATTGCTTCAAAAATACTACTCaatacctttttcttttttggccagatctaaatttgaaattttattggtGAAAATATCTAAATCTGAAAATTTAAACGGTCTGGTAGTTAAGGTGCAGCCAGGCAGCCAGGGTGTCCAACGGTTCACCTCTCTCCTCTCAGAGCTGGCAAACCCCCATTTTAACCCGACTCCGCGGTCAACATTTAACCCCGGTTACATTTCCCCCCCCCCTTTATAATCCAGACCTAGCCCCCCCGTTTTCCAattcaatccaatccaatccaatcccacCACCGCTCGTCTGAGGCGTCTTGGTAAACGCCGcccctccctcctcctccttcttctcctgtCTCCTTTCAGTTGGAACCCTAACCCTCCCTCGCCTCCCGCCAAAATGAGAGAGTGCATTTCGATCCACATCGGGCAAGCCGGAATCCAAGTTGGCAACGCCTGCTGGGAGCTCTACTGCCTCGAGCACGGCATTGGCCCCGATGGCCAGATGCCCAGCGACAAGACCGTCGGCCGCGGTGACGACGCCTTCAACACCTTCTTCTCCGAGACCGGTGCCGGCAAGCACGTCCCTCGCGCCATCTTCGTCGATCTGGAGCCCACCGTCATCGACGAGGTCCGCACCGGCACCTACCGCCAGCTCTTCCACCCTGAGCAGCTCATTTCCGGCAAGGAAGACGCCGCCAACAACTTCGCCCGCGGTCACTACACCATCGGCAAAGAGATCGTAGATCTCTGCCTCGACCGCATTAGGAAGCTCGCTGACAACTGCACCGGGCTCCAAGGGTTCTTGGTCTTCAATGCCGTCGGTGGCGGTACCGGATCGGGTCTCGGGTCGTTGCTTCTGGAGCGGCTTTCGGTTGATTACGGAAAGAAATCCAAGCTGGGATTCACTGTGTACCCTTCTCCTCAGGTTTCTACATCTGTTGTGGAGCCTTACAACAGTGTTCTCTCAACCCATTCTCTGCTGGAGCACACCGATGTGTCTGTgttgcttgacaatgaagccatcTACGACATCTGCCGAAGGTCCCTCGATATCGAGCGTCCCACCTACACCAATCTGAATCGCCTCGTCTCTCAGGTATTTCATCAAACACCTCATGTGCATAACCACTGATTCTGATTGGTTACGATTTGATGACTGATGGGCTGTTGATTGATTTGTGGGTTTTCAGGTCATTTCTTCGCTGACAGCCTCGTTGAGGTTCGACGGAGCTCTGAATGTGGATGTGACTGAGTTCCAGACTAACTTGGTTCCATACCCCAGGATCCATTTCATGCTTTCCTCTTATGCTCCGGTGATCTCCGCCGAGAAGGCGTACCATGAACAGCTTTCGGTGGCTGAGATCACCAACAGTGCATTCGAGCCTGCTTCCATGATGGCCAAGTGCGATCCCCGCCATGGCAAGTACATGGCCTGCTGCTTGATGTACCGAGGTGATGTCGTTCCCAAGGACGTGAATGCCGCCGTGGCCACCATCAAGACCAAGAGGACAATCCAGTTTGTCGATTGGTGCCCTACTGGGTTCAAGTGTGGTATCAATTACCAGCCACCCACTGTTGTTCCGGGCGGTGACCTTGCCAAGGTGCAGAGGGCTGTTTGCATGATCTCCAACTCCACCAGTGTTGCTGAGGTGTTCTCTCGCATCGATCACAAGTTTGATCTGATGTACGCCAAGCGCGCCTTCGTGCATTGGTACGTGGGTGAGGGCATGGAGGAAGGAGAGTTCTCTGAGGCCCGTGAGGATCTTGCTGCTCTGGAGAAGGATTACgaggaggttggcgccgagtcTGCCGAGGGAGATGATGGTGATGAGGGAGACGACTACTGATTCCCAACCTCATGGTTTTTACGTGTTTTCGCACTTGCTAAGTTTCGTTTCGATCGTTTCGAATGTTATGAACTGATTGTTGTTTGTGGGTGGTGTAGCTATGCATCTTCATAGCACACTACACATTTCTAAGTCAGCATGCAATCTATGTTATATTTCTTGCTGGATTTTTCTTACAATCTTTAACTCAGAATATTATTCACAGAGGAAAAACCGAAATCGATCTCCAACCACACCTCAAAATTATGAAACGATTAGAATTTTCGGTTCTTTACATAATGCAATTCGAAGCATTCCATCTCAGAGACGTCCTAATTTTTCGACCAGGCGGTTCTCTATTTCGAGTCTCTTCTTTGCGATCAACCCATACTTTGGAACTAGATGTATGTCGGGAATCGCTGCAAGTTTGCTCTTGAGGGACGTGTTCTCCGACTTGTGCTCGTAGAGGCACTTGAAGGGCACAAAACTGCCTTTGTTGTTGCACAGCCAACCATGTGCAGCCCTCAAGGCAGCTCCTAGAGAAGCTGAATCTGTAAACAGGTTAGAGAATGAAAAGAAATGATGAGTTGCGGTCTCTCGATCAAGCAAACGTTAAAACTTGTGAAACAAGGACATAGAAAAGGAGCATCCATTTGATTTGAGAAATGATTACCCGGCCTTTGGACTGTGTAAACCTCACACCCAAAAACACAAGCTGCTACGCCCAGGATCGGGCGATTTACAGACGCACCCCCAGTGGCTATTAATCGTTTTGGAGGAGAAGGCATTCCAAATCTTTCTGCATGACCTCGCATTGACACAAACTGGCCCTCTATTACAGCCCGAACCTGCAAAATTTGTAAATTCGCTTTTCTCAGGGAGAGTTCATGTAGGGTATCCTCCACCAATGTGAACAACTTCCATTTAAAAAGTACAAACCTCAGAAGCACCGTCAAATTCCTTTTCTACTTCACGTTCATTCACGCCCTCCAAAGTTTCACCATTGAAATTTTCAAGAACGTAGCGATGGAAACCAACTAAGAGCATAAAAGTTAAGAGTTTATCATTGGCTGCTTACTTCTATGATTGAATTATAGAATTACGTAGTTGAAAACTTGAAAGGCAGTTGGATATCCAGGCACTGCAGAAATtagaaccctaaaccctttattCCCAAAGCAAATAAATAGAGCAGAAACAACAATTTAGATAGACTATGCTTTCTACAATTACCATTCGGCCGGAAAATGATCAGTTAACCCAGAAATGAAGGCAATGCAACTACTAAATATGGATAACCTTCAAAGAGTCAGTCAGAAAGAGATTACGAGTATAAATGGagaaattaactaagaaaaaagTCTAACCTGGAAGAGGGGGAAGAATTTCATGCTCCTTGTAGTAGAAACCCAGCTTTCCACCTATAGCAGAAACCAGAATATGAAATAAAGAAAAGACAACAATAATTCCAAGAAGAAAGTCGTTCAGACAAGACATGCTAACCATTTAGAGGTAATGTATTCAAAAGCTCTTGGGTGAATCTATCCCAGCTGCTTTCCATGTAGCGGTTGCGAATATCTAAGATTAAGATTGTGGTCATACTAGGAAACTAGGAAAATATCTCAATTAGAACCCATAAAAATATGTCAGCGCACAGTTGTACCTTCACGAGTTAGTGATCCATTCTTGTAACACAACATTACCATGTACCCTTTTGTGTCAACGGGGTTAGGGAAAACATGTCCTTCCAAGCTTGGTTGAAGATCATCAGTAATCCCAATGAGCTAAGGAACAGATGCAAGTAAAGGAGAACACAAGATATAAGCGAGAATCCAGAGAAAGAGCAACTTCAATAGTAGATTATGTAGAAGAAACCATTGATTGTGGTAATGACTCGTGCAACATTCACTATTATAACAATTTGCGATACCTTGTTAGCATTTTAGTTGGTTACACTAAGCTCCAGCTAGGTAACATTCTAATTTTTAACTTGTTTGAATGGAGAGAGGAGTATGAGAGATAGAAGACAGACACAGTATATGGGGAAAGATGATCAAGAGCCTAAGGAGGAGAAAATACATTAAAATGCTAAAAAGTGAAAATTAGAAGCTAATATCGAAATTTAACACAAAGGAGCCCCAAATaccattttctatttttttagctctcatctgttttccttttctttctcacatgttttgactctcatttctctcctctCCCCATTCAGTTAATTGGAAAAGATAGCAGAAAATAGAAATGGTATCACCATATCACGAAGATCCTATGAATTTAAATTTAACTTACAGTGTCACTTGTTCCAAGACTGATTGCTAGATCCCCTGGGGTACTTAGTGTTAAACCTGCACATCCAAAACACTTACATTTGATAAGTTAAAAAAGTAAAATCTAAATCATATGATAGCCTCTTACGAATATGAAAGGTTAAACTATAACAACCAACAGCAGAACTATAAGGAGTCAAAGAGATTTCACCAGTTCATCGGAAATTTACAAATATTAGGAACACAAGAATAACCAACCAATTAGAAAATCAGGCACCTGCCACACTGTTGGGGTTGTCTCCTGACCAGAGAATAACCAAACAATTCTTGTTGAAGCGAAATCTGGAAAGAGATTTGAAATTTCTTATCTGTTACGGAAATATTTTCAGGCCGAAAGTATACATGAAACTACAAAGATTGCAGACTAAAATCATGACCATGCTAGCATAACTCCATTCAATGCAAACGATTCTTATAATGTCAAACTTCCACAATCATCCACATTTTCAGGCTTATTATTTGAATAGTTACACaggttttgtattttttttgtaatgtcatagttgttttttcctttttgataaTTAGAACTTGGATATTATAGATTAAGTTCATTTTGAAAAGGAAGAAACCATAGTATGCAGTTTTAGCCTTTCAAGTACCATGTAAATCCCTAAACCATAAACCCTAAACAAAAGTGCTTATAAAAAAAGGTTGTGTCCTGGTTTCAGGGGTGgattttatttctcaaaaatACTATCCCATTGGTCCATTTGGTTtgctattttatttaattagttCACCCTAATTCTGGGTTATATTaccattttttcttttgagGTGCACATAGTTTATTTTGTTCTCATGTAAACTAAATGCATCACAATAAATAATGGATGAAAATTCTAATACAGCATAAGACAATCAAATATCAAGAGAATGCTACAAGAGTAGATTGAAAAACAATATGCTTCTGAAAAACCATCACAAACGCTATTTAGCccctccaaaacaccaaaatatAAAGTCGAAATTAACTGCCAATGACCTGTCAATAAAATAGGGAGCAATGTGGCCAGCAACAGAATGGGCAGGAGCTATCATTCCAAGCTTTTCCTCCAGACCAGGGGCAGTGGCCTTCAAAAAACATGAAGCACAaagaaaattaaccaaaaaggaTACAGTAAACTTATTACGAGATACTGAGACACCACTCCAAGAAGTAGAGAAGCAACTTAAAACATGACGAACCTCTAAAAGTATATTAGACCAGGCCCTTTTCTTTATATCCATCAAGTTCATCCCTGCACCGTCAGATTCATCAATCCAAGCATATTTCCCTATCAGAAGAGACGCCATAAACGAACTAACAAGGGAGATCCTCTCAGTGTTTTTGTAAGCTTCAGGATGTGTCTCGAATATCTTCCTAATCTGTGGGCCTGTGAATCTTTCATAACCGCGTGACCCTGTAAGTTGGGATAACTCTAACGCTCCACCAGCAGCCTTCTCTAACTCTCTACACTGAGCTGTGGTGCTGCTGTCCATCCATACTGGGGATTCATTGACCGAAAAGGCTCCACTAAACTGATCCACCAACGGCTTCTTAGGGTCCAATGATGACAGTATTGAAGAACTACCATTCTTCCAATAGACACTGCCATGCTGCTGTCCACTGCCGGAAACAGCAGCAATTTTCCCAAAATCCAAATTTGCACTGGCAAGTTTACTAAGCACGAGATCTAGAGCTTCAACCCACATCAAGGTGGGTGAGACAATTCTACCATTAACCAAAGGGTCTCGGTAAACTCCATCTTTGGTTTCGTAATGGGGCAAATCAGTGTCAAATTGGACAAGCTCGGTAGTCACAATGTTGAGATTGGCGTCTAGCACAGTTGCCTTCAGAGACCTTGAGGTAGAAACcaatataaattaacaaaagtaaaatcaagtTTTACCCAATTCAGATTACAGAGCAATCAGAGAATCACAGTCCCATAAGAAACTTTTAACTTCACAGAAACAATGAGAACCCACAACCATTAACAAGTACAAATCAAGTTTTACCCAATTCAGATTACAGATAATACTAATTAACTTCACTGTGGATGGATCATGGAATGCAGTAAACAAATGGGAACCCACATCCATAACCAAGCAAAACCATGAATTTATGATGTGGGTAATTGGGATTTTGTGATCAAAGAAAGATATGAAATTGCAGGGAGAAAAAGTGAGGGATTGGTAACTTACTGAGTAGAGCTGTCAAATCCAAGAAAATAAGAATCATTGGGGAGAGAGTAATCTGCCATTGGAGCAAGCAAAACAGAGTCTGATGGATTCTGCTCTGAATTCAGGTTCACAAAAACTGGAAGGTGACGAGTGAAACGGAAATTGGTTGATATGATATGGAGATGTATTGGATTAAAGATTGTGGATTTTGGATAAGGATGAAAAAGGGGATGGAATTGATGTACCAAATGGATTGCGTTGCTGACACAAATCCCGGCCAAGCAAAATTGGAGTAGGAAGGTTCACTCTGCAACGGAAAAACAGGGAGAACCAGGTATATTGAACGATATTGGTTACTCCTATCTCATGATTTTATGGATGGACGCTCATCGTTGAATTTGgtattaaaattgaaattaaaacgtTTAAAAATAGAGTATGTACTTGTATCGTCATTTGTATCATCTTTATAATAAATGTAGGCTCCATCGATACATATTGATCttatttctattagaaaaattgtacaaataaatgataaaaataatatttttataaaaaatatcaaatataaacTTGTATTAAGGCCTACCCTATAACGTAAATTCgtgatctgaaccgttcatttGTTAGATAATTATTCATAAATTAGcactttaattattttttgcgaatattttattgtttattgttAATAGTGCATTCATTTATTTATCAGATGAGAGCAAGATTACTAAGCCACTTccaatttcattaattttttgcaTGAATGATCTTTAAGCAACAAAATGATTGATTCaaattatgaaaaatattgTAGAGCGAAGCTAAATGAGTGATTAGTGTCTTATTAAGTTACTAACTGAGTAGCTCTTAAGCTTATGTGCACTAATATATGTGAACTattattgacacttcaaaatCTAATCATACATCCTGcataaaagtaattttttttgtataaaaagtttggagtaCATCCATTTccaagaaaaataaatgaaatactctatttggatttgaaaagaaaaattatatggCACACTTTAATACAAATGGGTATCAGTACTATTCAATTTGAACGTTAGTAGTGTAATACAATTATGTCCAAGTATGATATCCTACCTTTACAGTGTAATATGACTATAGTTAAATAACACATTGTGacattattattaatattatacaaGGTTGGTGGTTATTTCAATATGATATTATACTTGGACGTAATTGCATAACACTACTAACGATACTATAACAATGCCCTTGAACGTGATTACATTACAATATGgaccaaaatttaaaataaatactcCAACCAAAGTGAAATTACAAAGTTGCCATCGACGTTCCGTAAAAACCGGGATGGGTCGTTACACTTAATATCAAGAGACCGGATGACCATCAACGTGCTAAATTGATAAGCTTTATCCATGCCGAA
This window contains:
- the LOC103416275 gene encoding tubulin alpha chain isoform X1, with product MRECISIHIGQAGIQVGNACWELYCLEHGIGPDGQMPSDKTVGRGDDAFNTFFSETGAGKHVPRAIFVDLEPTVIDEVRTGTYRQLFHPEQLISGKEDAANNFARGHYTIGKEIVDLCLDRIRKLADNCTGLQGFLVFNAVGGGTGSGLGSLLLERLSVDYGKKSKLGFTVYPSPQVSTSVVEPYNSVLSTHSLLEHTDVSVLLDNEAIYDICRRSLDIERPTYTNLNRLVSQVISSLTASLRFDGALNVDVTEFQTNLVPYPRIHFMLSSYAPVISAEKAYHEQLSVAEITNSAFEPASMMAKCDPRHGKYMACCLMYRGDVVPKDVNAAVATIKTKRTIQFVDWCPTGFKCGINYQPPTVVPGGDLAKVQRAVCMISNSTSVAEVFSRIDHKFDLMYAKRAFVHWYVGEGMEEGEFSEAREDLAALEKDYEEVGAESAEGDDGDEGDDY
- the LOC103416275 gene encoding tubulin alpha chain isoform X2; the protein is MRECISIHIGQAGIQVGNACWELYCLEHGIGPDGQMPSDKTVGRGDDAFNTFFSETGAGKHVPRAIFVDLEPTVIDEVRTGTYRQLFHPEQLISGKEDAANNFARGHYTIGKEIVDLCLDRIRKLADNCTGLQGFLVFNAVGGGTGSGLGSLLLERLSVDYGKKSKLGFTVYPSPQVSTSVVEPYNSVLSTHSLLEHTDVSVLLDNEAIYDICRRSLDIERPTYTNLNRLVSQVISSLTASLRFDGALNVDVTEFQTNLVPYPRIHFMLSSYAPVISAEKAYHEQLSVAEITNSAFEPASMMAKCDPRHGKYMACCLMYRGDVVPKDVNAAVATIKTKRTIQFVDWCPTGFKCGINYQPPTVVPGGDLAKVQRAVCMISNSTSVAEVKESSLRPVRILLLWRRITRRLAPSLPREMMVMRETTTDSQPHGFYVFSHLLSFVSIVSNVMN
- the LOC103402104 gene encoding xylulose kinase 2 — translated: MADYSLPNDSYFLGFDSSTQSLKATVLDANLNIVTTELVQFDTDLPHYETKDGVYRDPLVNGRIVSPTLMWVEALDLVLSKLASANLDFGKIAAVSGSGQQHGSVYWKNGSSSILSSLDPKKPLVDQFSGAFSVNESPVWMDSSTTAQCRELEKAAGGALELSQLTGSRGYERFTGPQIRKIFETHPEAYKNTERISLVSSFMASLLIGKYAWIDESDGAGMNLMDIKKRAWSNILLEATAPGLEEKLGMIAPAHSVAGHIAPYFIDRFRFNKNCLVILWSGDNPNSVAGLTLSTPGDLAISLGTSDTLIGITDDLQPSLEGHVFPNPVDTKGYMVMLCYKNGSLTREDIRNRYMESSWDRFTQELLNTLPLNGGKLGFYYKEHEILPPLPVGFHRYVLENFNGETLEGVNEREVEKEFDGASEVRAVIEGQFVSMRGHAERFGMPSPPKRLIATGGASVNRPILGVAACVFGCEVYTVQRPDSASLGAALRAAHGWLCNNKGSFVPFKCLYEHKSENTSLKSKLAAIPDIHLVPKYGLIAKKRLEIENRLVEKLGRL